In Amycolatopsis endophytica, the following are encoded in one genomic region:
- a CDS encoding acyl-CoA dehydrogenase family protein, producing the protein MPLPAPNSSWAKDLSEFRELARTFCQKELVPHQERWSEQKSVDRELWTKAGEVGLLAISIPEEYGGGGGTFAHEAVLYEEQARSGDGAWGVSVHNGIVAHYLLNYATEEKKKEWLPKLASGEWIAAIGMTEPGTGSDLQGIKTRAVREGDEYVINGAKTFISNGGMADLVVLACKTDPDAGAAGVSLIVVETSREGFRRGRVLDKVGLKGQDTAELFFDDVRVPAANLLGEEGQGFIQMMQQLPQERLIIAVTAVAGMEAAIDLTIEYTKGRTAFGRPVYNFQNSKFTLADAATEAAVARAFLDQCIERHLRGELDVQGAAMVKLWTTERANKIVDDCVQLHGGYGYMTEYPIARAWTDLRISRIFGGTSEIMREVISRTL; encoded by the coding sequence ATGCCGTTGCCCGCACCGAACAGTTCCTGGGCGAAGGACCTGAGCGAGTTCCGCGAGCTCGCCAGGACGTTCTGCCAGAAGGAGCTCGTGCCGCACCAGGAGCGGTGGAGCGAGCAGAAGTCCGTCGACCGCGAGCTGTGGACCAAGGCGGGCGAGGTCGGGCTGCTCGCGATCTCCATCCCGGAGGAGTACGGCGGCGGGGGCGGCACCTTCGCCCACGAAGCGGTGCTCTACGAGGAGCAGGCGCGCAGCGGCGACGGCGCGTGGGGCGTCTCCGTGCACAACGGGATCGTGGCGCACTACCTGCTCAACTACGCCACCGAAGAGAAGAAGAAGGAGTGGCTGCCCAAGCTCGCCAGTGGCGAATGGATCGCCGCGATCGGCATGACCGAGCCGGGCACCGGCTCCGACCTGCAAGGCATCAAGACCCGCGCGGTGCGTGAAGGCGACGAGTACGTCATCAACGGCGCCAAGACCTTCATCAGCAACGGTGGCATGGCCGACCTCGTCGTGCTGGCCTGCAAGACCGATCCGGACGCGGGCGCGGCCGGCGTGTCGCTGATCGTCGTCGAGACCAGCCGCGAAGGCTTTCGTCGCGGCCGTGTGCTGGACAAGGTCGGCCTCAAGGGGCAGGACACCGCTGAGCTGTTCTTCGACGACGTCCGCGTGCCCGCCGCGAACCTGCTCGGCGAGGAAGGCCAGGGCTTCATCCAGATGATGCAGCAGCTCCCGCAGGAGCGGCTGATCATCGCGGTGACCGCCGTCGCCGGGATGGAAGCGGCGATCGACCTCACCATCGAATACACCAAGGGCCGCACCGCGTTCGGGCGCCCGGTCTACAACTTCCAGAACAGCAAGTTCACACTCGCCGACGCGGCCACCGAGGCGGCCGTCGCGCGCGCGTTCCTCGACCAGTGCATCGAGCGGCACCTCAGGGGCGAGCTGGATGTCCAGGGCGCCGCGATGGTCAAGCTGTGGACCACCGAGCGGGCCAACAAGATCGTCGACGACTGCGTGCAGCTGCACGGTGGCTACGGCTACATGACCGAGTACCCGATCGCCCGCGCGTGGACGGATCTGCGCATCTCCCGCATCTTCGGCGGGACCAGCGAGATCATGCGCGAAGTCATCTCGCGGACGCTCTGA
- a CDS encoding CaiB/BaiF CoA transferase family protein, translating to MAGPLTGLRVVELAGLAPAPFAGTLLADLGADVVRVDRAKPGADVLGVPADPLMRGRRTIGVDTKNPDGVEIVLRLAERADVFVEGFRPGVAERMGLGPEHVQARNPRIVYGRVTGWGQDGPLATAAGHDINYLSVAGALEPVGRAGERPVPPLNLVGDFAGGGMLLALGILAALHERTTSGRGQVVDAAMVDGAALLMTQLFGMRSAGMWPNERGGNVLDGGAPFYDTYETADGKYVALGAIEMRFWGDLVRVLELDPAELPMHLDGTQWPRLREILAAAIGKFTRDELVARAEGTDACLTPVLSPWEAASHPHNAARGTFVEIGGVVQPAPAPRFDRTPPVTPEAPHEKGADTVDVLTELGYDAGTVDGWRASGVIAS from the coding sequence ATGGCGGGACCACTGACCGGACTGCGCGTCGTCGAGCTGGCGGGCCTGGCGCCGGCGCCGTTCGCGGGCACCCTGCTGGCCGACCTCGGCGCCGATGTCGTGCGGGTCGACCGGGCCAAGCCGGGGGCCGACGTCCTCGGTGTCCCGGCCGATCCGCTGATGCGCGGGCGCCGGACGATCGGCGTGGACACGAAGAACCCGGACGGCGTCGAGATCGTGCTGCGGCTGGCCGAGCGGGCGGACGTGTTCGTCGAGGGTTTCCGGCCGGGCGTCGCGGAGCGCATGGGGCTGGGGCCGGAGCACGTTCAGGCACGCAACCCCCGCATCGTCTACGGGCGCGTGACCGGCTGGGGCCAGGACGGGCCGCTGGCGACGGCGGCCGGGCACGACATCAACTACCTCAGCGTCGCGGGCGCGCTCGAACCGGTCGGGCGGGCGGGGGAGCGGCCGGTGCCGCCGCTCAACCTGGTCGGCGATTTCGCGGGCGGTGGCATGCTGCTGGCGCTGGGCATCCTCGCCGCGCTGCATGAGCGCACCACGTCCGGCCGCGGTCAGGTGGTGGACGCGGCGATGGTCGACGGCGCGGCCCTGCTGATGACGCAGCTGTTCGGGATGCGGTCGGCCGGGATGTGGCCGAACGAGCGCGGCGGCAACGTCCTCGACGGTGGTGCACCGTTCTACGACACCTACGAGACCGCGGACGGCAAGTACGTGGCCCTCGGGGCGATCGAGATGCGGTTCTGGGGCGATCTGGTGCGGGTGCTCGAACTCGATCCCGCGGAGCTGCCGATGCACCTCGACGGGACCCAGTGGCCCCGGCTGCGGGAGATCCTCGCCGCGGCGATCGGCAAGTTCACGCGTGACGAGCTGGTGGCGCGGGCGGAGGGTACCGACGCGTGCCTGACGCCGGTACTGAGCCCGTGGGAGGCGGCGTCGCACCCGCACAACGCGGCACGAGGCACCTTCGTCGAGATCGGCGGCGTCGTCCAGCCCGCGCCGGCGCCGCGCTTCGACCGCACGCCGCCCGTCACTCCGGAGGCGCCGCACGAGAAGGGCGCCGACACGGTCGACGTGCTCACCGAACTCGGCTACGACGCCGGGACAGTCGACGGGTGGCGTGCGTCCGGGGTGATCGCCTCCTGA
- a CDS encoding helix-turn-helix transcriptional regulator: MTGDPGVDAVIRQWASELEQTPEEREADRIASAWLAELPQQPPGIPGQRERAGTRTWKPLESADPDYLDAMRERLPEVPDDLLVAAAGWWQMIGDIEEAKAWWDAGISPIDQRALDYRLAGLTPSDLSRRLGPMTVLQHLRRGSAPAWCVARLARQQRAS; this comes from the coding sequence ATGACCGGAGATCCCGGGGTGGATGCGGTGATTCGCCAGTGGGCGTCCGAGCTCGAGCAGACGCCCGAGGAAAGGGAGGCCGACCGGATCGCCTCGGCCTGGCTCGCCGAACTGCCGCAACAACCACCAGGGATTCCCGGCCAGCGCGAGCGTGCGGGCACCCGGACTTGGAAGCCGCTCGAATCGGCCGACCCGGACTACCTCGACGCCATGCGCGAGCGGCTGCCGGAAGTGCCGGACGATCTGCTGGTCGCCGCCGCCGGATGGTGGCAGATGATCGGTGACATCGAAGAGGCCAAGGCCTGGTGGGACGCCGGGATCAGCCCGATCGACCAGCGCGCGCTGGACTACCGGCTGGCGGGGCTCACCCCGTCCGATCTGTCCCGCCGCCTCGGGCCGATGACCGTCCTGCAGCACCTGCGCCGCGGCAGCGCCCCGGCGTGGTGCGTGGCCCGGCTCGCGAGGCAGCAGCGCGCCAGCTGA
- a CDS encoding murein transglycosylase has translation MDTEQIEHDPADVSTEEDAVDGTNRRRAVPAVLGRLLVVTVVLAAAVGGIWVTTAVTRPGPSETTTEIPDLENAAAPVAPGSVAPVNATLEGAPQTQPQEQQPQSSGADLLTRWADKVAEVTGIPARALVAYGNAELELRATQPKCRVSWATLAGIGRIESNHGRYGGAVLRDNGLPSKAIIGVPLDGSPGIRAIGDSDGGRFDGDPNYDRAVGPMQFLPSTWAKWGGGYNPQQIDAAALAAAKYLCAGGRDMAAAGGWWSGILSYNNSVDYGQKVFGLADAYAKAAQVVKVS, from the coding sequence TTGGACACGGAGCAGATCGAGCACGACCCTGCGGACGTGTCCACCGAGGAGGACGCCGTCGACGGCACTAACCGCCGACGGGCCGTCCCGGCGGTGCTCGGCAGGCTCCTGGTCGTGACGGTGGTACTGGCGGCCGCCGTCGGCGGGATCTGGGTGACCACCGCGGTCACCCGGCCAGGGCCGAGCGAGACCACCACCGAGATCCCGGACCTGGAGAACGCGGCGGCGCCGGTCGCACCCGGCTCGGTGGCCCCGGTCAACGCGACCCTCGAAGGCGCCCCGCAGACCCAGCCGCAGGAACAGCAGCCGCAGTCCAGCGGTGCGGACCTGCTCACCCGCTGGGCGGACAAGGTGGCCGAGGTCACCGGGATCCCGGCCCGCGCGCTCGTCGCGTACGGCAACGCCGAGCTGGAGCTGCGCGCCACCCAGCCGAAATGCCGGGTGTCGTGGGCGACGCTCGCGGGCATCGGGCGGATCGAGTCCAACCACGGCCGGTACGGCGGCGCGGTCCTGCGGGACAACGGACTGCCGTCGAAGGCGATCATCGGTGTTCCGCTGGACGGCTCGCCCGGCATCAGGGCCATCGGCGACAGCGACGGTGGCCGGTTCGACGGCGACCCGAACTACGACCGGGCGGTCGGGCCGATGCAGTTCCTGCCCTCGACCTGGGCGAAGTGGGGTGGCGGTTACAACCCGCAGCAGATCGACGCCGCCGCGCTCGCCGCGGCCAAGTACCTGTGCGCCGGCGGCCGCGACATGGCCGCCGCCGGCGGCTGGTGGTCCGGGATCCTGTCGTACAACAACTCCGTCGACTACGGCCAGAAGGTGTTCGGCCTGGCCGACGCCTACGCCAAGGCCGCCCAGGTCGTCAAGGTCTCCTGA
- a CDS encoding DUF3817 domain-containing protein: protein MVDTDEREGAPATKAAPALRGPLLRYRVLAYTTGIALLLLTAAFILKYGFDSAGMMSWAGVTHGVFYMVYLVFAVDLALKARWSIKGTILVLLAGTIPFLSFVAERSVTHRVHAGRKL from the coding sequence ATGGTGGACACCGACGAACGCGAAGGCGCCCCGGCCACGAAGGCCGCGCCCGCCCTGCGGGGGCCGCTGCTGCGCTACCGCGTGCTGGCCTACACCACCGGTATCGCGTTGCTGCTGCTGACGGCGGCGTTCATCCTCAAGTACGGGTTCGACTCGGCGGGGATGATGAGCTGGGCCGGCGTCACCCACGGCGTGTTCTACATGGTGTACCTGGTGTTCGCCGTGGACCTCGCGCTGAAGGCCCGGTGGTCCATCAAGGGGACGATCCTGGTGCTGCTGGCCGGGACGATCCCGTTCCTGTCGTTCGTCGCCGAGCGCTCGGTGACGCACCGCGTGCACGCTGGCCGCAAGCTCTGA
- a CDS encoding spermidine synthase: MSRQIVEPMGAGLTRVWDVSEVLFDEHTGFQRMLIGRTAQGVSLFCDDERQSTEASQLVYHEALMVPAMLLAAQVRRVLIIGSSEGVASQLAVSFGASRVDHVDIDEVAVRTCAALLPYGYTTAELEAAERGEGPVRVHYTDGFSFVAASEGGYDVVVIDLPDENSDADAQHNRLYGASFLRQCAALLTPGGVVCCQGGCPTLWRNDTLRTAWSRFRDVFATPVYFGSDEHEWAFLSGRRDEVADPVEAMTAHLAGFTPETLDAETLRGSTVVPHSLRG; the protein is encoded by the coding sequence ATGTCACGGCAGATCGTTGAGCCCATGGGCGCCGGGCTGACGCGGGTGTGGGACGTGTCCGAGGTGCTGTTCGACGAGCACACCGGGTTCCAGCGGATGCTGATCGGCCGCACGGCGCAGGGCGTGTCGCTCTTCTGCGACGACGAGCGGCAGAGCACGGAGGCGAGCCAGCTCGTCTACCACGAGGCGCTGATGGTGCCCGCGATGCTGTTGGCCGCGCAGGTGCGGCGCGTGCTGATCATCGGGTCGAGCGAGGGGGTCGCGAGTCAGCTGGCGGTGTCGTTCGGTGCTTCGCGGGTCGATCACGTGGACATCGACGAGGTGGCGGTGCGGACGTGCGCCGCGCTGCTGCCCTACGGCTACACGACGGCCGAACTGGAGGCGGCGGAGCGCGGCGAGGGCCCGGTGCGCGTGCACTACACGGACGGCTTCTCGTTCGTGGCGGCCTCGGAGGGCGGTTACGACGTGGTGGTCATCGACCTGCCCGACGAGAACTCCGACGCCGACGCGCAGCACAACCGCCTGTACGGAGCTTCGTTCCTTCGGCAGTGCGCCGCGCTTCTCACACCCGGCGGTGTCGTGTGCTGCCAGGGCGGCTGCCCGACGCTGTGGCGCAACGACACGCTGCGCACCGCGTGGTCCCGCTTCCGCGACGTGTTCGCCACCCCGGTGTACTTCGGCTCGGACGAGCACGAATGGGCCTTCCTGTCCGGCCGCAGGGACGAGGTGGCCGACCCGGTGGAGGCGATGACCGCGCACCTGGCCGGCTTCACGCCGGAGACGCTGGACGCGGAGACGCTGCGAGGCTCGACGGTGGTGCCGCACAGCCTCCGGGGGTGA
- the speD gene encoding adenosylmethionine decarboxylase: MTREIGAFAGRHVLAELRDIDPTLLDDPAFLRDVLRNCVSEAGATVCEVVAHRFEPQGVTVLALLAESHASVHTYPEIGALFADVFTCGDQADPEVAVRLLAAALRTSSVEMSVVERGEKHVTADR; the protein is encoded by the coding sequence ATGACCCGTGAGATCGGCGCCTTCGCCGGCCGCCACGTGCTGGCCGAACTGAGGGACATCGACCCCACGTTGCTGGACGACCCGGCGTTCCTGCGGGACGTGCTGCGGAACTGCGTGAGCGAGGCCGGGGCGACGGTGTGCGAGGTGGTCGCGCACCGGTTCGAACCGCAGGGGGTGACCGTGCTGGCGCTGCTGGCCGAATCGCACGCTTCGGTGCACACCTACCCGGAGATCGGGGCGTTGTTCGCCGACGTGTTCACCTGCGGTGACCAGGCGGACCCCGAGGTGGCGGTGCGGTTGCTGGCGGCGGCGCTGCGGACGTCGTCGGTGGAGATGTCGGTGGTCGAGCGTGGGGAGAAGCATGTCACGGCAGATCGTTGA
- a CDS encoding type III PLP-dependent enzyme, whose translation MSVERIRRFLSEADPGTPCLVVDTDTVATRVRELRDEFPHARLRYAVKANPEPAVLRAVLAAGGGFDVASPAEIAACLDAGASPAALSYGNTIKKPADIAFAWSRGVRDFTTDAPGDLAHLAAHAPGASVSVRILVDGPASATPFGQKFGCEPAQAAALLAEADRLGLDAAGIAFHVGSQQPDPGAWEPGIAAAAKIFAECATRGVSLRRLNIGGGFGITYRSAVPSPAEYGREIRAAVRAHFPDEPEILLEPGRAVVAGAGLIRTEVVLVSTRFGRRWVYLDVGRYNGLAETENEAIPYRFEVPDRDGARGPVVLAGPTCDGDDVLYQRTPYELPLSLRAGDRVDILDAGAYTASYSSVAFNGIPPLRTHCLEGGRLADDP comes from the coding sequence GTGAGCGTTGAACGAATCAGGCGGTTCCTGAGCGAGGCCGACCCCGGCACGCCGTGCCTGGTCGTCGACACCGACACCGTCGCGACGCGCGTGCGGGAGCTCCGTGACGAGTTCCCGCACGCGCGGTTGCGCTACGCGGTCAAGGCGAACCCGGAGCCCGCGGTGCTGCGGGCGGTGCTGGCCGCGGGCGGCGGATTCGACGTCGCGAGCCCGGCCGAGATCGCCGCGTGCCTGGACGCCGGTGCCTCGCCCGCCGCGCTGTCCTACGGCAACACGATCAAGAAACCGGCCGACATCGCGTTCGCGTGGTCGCGGGGCGTGCGTGACTTCACCACTGACGCGCCCGGTGACCTGGCCCACCTGGCCGCGCACGCGCCGGGCGCTTCGGTGTCCGTGCGGATCCTGGTGGACGGCCCGGCGTCGGCGACTCCGTTCGGGCAGAAGTTCGGCTGCGAGCCGGCGCAGGCCGCGGCGCTGCTCGCCGAGGCGGACCGGCTGGGCCTGGACGCGGCCGGGATCGCCTTCCACGTCGGCTCCCAGCAGCCCGACCCGGGCGCGTGGGAACCCGGCATCGCGGCGGCGGCCAAGATCTTCGCCGAGTGCGCCACCCGAGGGGTTTCGTTGCGGCGGCTGAACATCGGCGGCGGCTTCGGCATCACCTACCGGTCCGCCGTGCCCTCACCCGCCGAGTACGGGCGCGAGATCCGGGCGGCGGTACGCGCCCACTTCCCGGACGAACCGGAAATCCTGCTCGAACCGGGCCGCGCCGTCGTGGCCGGGGCCGGGTTGATCCGCACCGAGGTCGTGCTGGTGTCGACCCGGTTCGGGCGGCGCTGGGTCTACCTGGACGTCGGGCGTTACAACGGGCTGGCCGAGACCGAGAACGAGGCCATCCCCTACCGGTTCGAGGTGCCGGACCGCGACGGCGCGCGGGGCCCCGTCGTGCTCGCCGGACCGACCTGCGATGGTGACGACGTGCTGTACCAGCGCACCCCGTACGAGCTGCCGCTGTCGCTGCGGGCCGGCGACCGGGTCGACATCCTCGACGCCGGCGCCTACACCGCGAGCTACTCGTCGGTGGCGTTCAACGGGATCCCGCCCCTGCGCACCCACTGCCTGGAAGGAGGACGGCTCGCCGATGACCCGTGA
- a CDS encoding solute symporter family protein: MNHVLAAETSTAASNPILNTAVFALFVAITLFVVYRVSSRNSSRSDYYAAGSAFTGRQNGIALSGDFLSAASFLGIAGAIAVHGYDGFLYSIGFLVAWLVDLLLIAELLRNTGRFTMGDVLSFRMKQRPVRAAAATSTLVISLFYMLAQMAGAGGLIALLLDIHGGFGQALIIAVVGIVMVLYVLVGGMKGTTYVQIIKASILILAAVLMTVFLFGKFGFSLSNLLSSAAYHSPMGEKLLEPGGQYGANGTTKLDFVSLAVALILGAAALPHVLMRFYTVPNSQEARRSVVWATACMFVFYLCTLVIGFGAAALVGTDEIKAAPGGENSAAPLLALHIGGTLLLGIIAAVAFATILAVVAGLTLTASASFAHDVYANIFKRGHADPVDEVRVARLAAVGIGVLAIIGGVLANGQNIAFLVALAFAVAASANLSTLLYSLFWKRFNTTGTLWAIYGGLGACLVLVIFSPVVSGAADSIIKGVDFHWFPLKNPGLVSIPFSFLCGFVGTLVGKDKADPRKHAEMEVRSLTGIGS; this comes from the coding sequence ATGAACCACGTTCTCGCCGCGGAAACCTCGACCGCGGCCAGCAACCCGATCCTGAACACGGCCGTCTTCGCGCTCTTCGTCGCCATCACGCTGTTCGTGGTGTACCGCGTGAGCAGCCGGAACTCCTCCCGCTCCGACTACTACGCGGCGGGCAGCGCTTTCACCGGACGGCAGAACGGCATCGCGCTCTCCGGCGACTTCCTCTCGGCCGCGTCGTTCCTCGGGATCGCCGGCGCCATCGCGGTGCACGGCTACGACGGGTTCCTCTACTCGATCGGCTTCCTCGTCGCGTGGCTGGTGGACCTGCTGCTCATCGCCGAGCTGCTGCGCAACACCGGCCGCTTCACCATGGGCGACGTGCTGAGCTTCCGGATGAAGCAGCGCCCGGTGCGCGCCGCCGCCGCGACGTCCACGCTGGTGATCTCACTGTTCTACATGCTGGCCCAGATGGCGGGCGCCGGCGGCCTGATCGCGCTGCTGCTCGACATCCACGGCGGGTTCGGACAGGCGCTGATCATCGCCGTCGTCGGCATCGTCATGGTGCTGTACGTGCTGGTCGGCGGCATGAAGGGCACCACGTACGTCCAGATCATCAAGGCCAGCATCCTGATTCTCGCCGCGGTGCTGATGACGGTGTTCCTGTTCGGCAAGTTCGGGTTCAGCCTGTCCAACCTGCTGTCCTCGGCGGCCTACCACAGCCCGATGGGCGAGAAACTGCTCGAACCGGGTGGCCAGTACGGCGCGAACGGCACCACCAAGCTCGACTTCGTGTCGCTGGCCGTCGCGCTGATCCTGGGTGCGGCCGCGCTGCCGCACGTCCTGATGCGCTTCTACACCGTGCCGAACTCGCAGGAGGCACGACGCTCGGTCGTCTGGGCCACCGCCTGCATGTTCGTGTTCTATCTGTGCACGCTGGTGATCGGCTTCGGCGCGGCCGCGCTGGTCGGCACCGACGAGATCAAGGCCGCACCCGGCGGCGAGAACTCCGCGGCGCCGCTGCTGGCCCTGCACATCGGCGGGACGCTGCTGCTGGGGATCATCGCGGCGGTCGCGTTCGCGACGATCCTCGCGGTCGTGGCCGGCCTGACCCTGACCGCGTCGGCGTCCTTCGCCCACGACGTGTACGCCAACATCTTCAAGCGTGGGCACGCCGATCCGGTCGACGAGGTGCGGGTCGCCCGCCTGGCCGCGGTCGGGATCGGGGTGCTGGCGATCATCGGCGGCGTCCTCGCCAACGGGCAGAACATCGCCTTCCTGGTCGCGCTCGCGTTCGCGGTCGCGGCCTCGGCGAACCTGTCGACGCTGCTGTACTCGCTGTTCTGGAAGCGGTTCAACACCACGGGCACGCTGTGGGCGATCTACGGCGGCCTCGGCGCCTGCCTGGTGCTGGTGATCTTCTCGCCGGTGGTGTCCGGGGCGGCGGACTCGATCATCAAGGGCGTGGACTTCCACTGGTTCCCGCTGAAGAACCCGGGCCTGGTCTCGATCCCGTTCTCGTTCCTGTGCGGGTTCGTGGGCACGCTGGTCGGCAAGGACAAGGCCGATCCGCGCAAGCACGCCGAGATGGAGGTCCGTTCGCTCACCGGGATCGGTTCCTGA
- a CDS encoding DUF485 domain-containing protein codes for MQNVAPTPATRNPVEDTGEMRPLFGNPVEQPARPRRPEGPDFVAIQRSEEFSGLRSRFRRFVFPTSLAFVLWYLAYVLLAAYAHDFMSIKLVGEVNVAMLLGILQFVSTALFTAAYLRFARRRIDPEVDQVRRQAGVQ; via the coding sequence ATGCAGAACGTCGCTCCCACCCCCGCGACGCGCAACCCCGTGGAAGACACGGGTGAGATGCGGCCGCTGTTCGGCAACCCCGTCGAACAACCGGCCCGTCCGCGACGTCCGGAAGGCCCGGACTTCGTGGCCATCCAGCGCAGCGAGGAGTTCTCCGGGCTGCGAAGCCGCTTCCGGCGGTTCGTGTTCCCGACGAGCCTCGCGTTCGTCCTCTGGTACCTGGCGTACGTGCTGCTCGCGGCCTACGCGCACGACTTCATGAGCATCAAACTGGTCGGCGAGGTCAACGTCGCGATGCTGCTGGGGATCCTCCAGTTCGTCTCGACGGCCCTGTTCACCGCCGCGTACCTGCGGTTCGCGCGGCGCCGGATCGACCCCGAGGTGGACCAGGTCCGCAGGCAGGCAGGAGTGCAGTAA